A portion of the Cellulophaga algicola DSM 14237 genome contains these proteins:
- a CDS encoding YARHG domain-containing protein gives MKKILLVVLLGLFISCKGQIEQKKESFKFLTYTELESKSTKELRLVRNEVFARKGYVFNNATLQKYFSDKDWYTPNPNLKITFTDEETAFINKIKKLENLRLTLQNSKSNQSVNCIDKIDDENNIYPITFEMTEDYRFYDKIEKAELDMFDNDKIKDISCEGITYKIKCFDQIEYLLIPTALCGNDETFLVLIKEGKTEIKNIYGAQSRYERLDYVLTKDFLEIIKTDYYEYEADQKRDEGKIKKTSMKYKLTETGLVKF, from the coding sequence ATGAAGAAAATATTATTAGTAGTTCTATTAGGTTTATTTATTTCTTGTAAAGGGCAAATAGAACAAAAAAAAGAATCTTTTAAATTTTTAACGTATACCGAGTTAGAATCAAAATCTACGAAGGAACTAAGGTTAGTAAGAAATGAGGTTTTTGCAAGAAAAGGATATGTTTTTAACAATGCAACTCTTCAAAAATACTTTTCAGATAAGGATTGGTATACCCCAAATCCAAATTTAAAAATTACGTTTACAGATGAAGAGACTGCCTTTATCAATAAGATTAAAAAGCTTGAAAATCTTAGGCTAACCTTACAAAATTCTAAATCTAATCAATCGGTTAATTGTATTGACAAAATAGATGATGAAAATAACATATATCCTATAACTTTTGAAATGACAGAAGATTATAGGTTTTATGACAAAATAGAAAAAGCTGAGCTTGATATGTTTGACAATGATAAAATCAAAGATATAAGTTGTGAGGGAATAACTTATAAGATAAAGTGCTTTGATCAAATCGAATATTTGCTAATACCAACAGCTCTATGTGGTAATGATGAAACATTTTTGGTTTTAATAAAGGAAGGAAAAACAGAAATAAAGAATATATATGGCGCCCAATCTAGATATGAAAGGCTTGACTATGTTTTAACAAAAGACTTTTTAGAAATAATAAAAACGGATTATTATGAGTACGAAGCTGATCAAAAAAGAGATGAAGGAAAAATCAAAAAAACATCTATGAAATATAAGTTAACTGAGACAGGCTTGGTTAAGTTTTAA
- a CDS encoding YARHG domain-containing protein — MKRIILFTLLCSILSCKGQTESKEVVSSFEYLTEEVLKTKSKKELGLLRNEVYARKGYVFKNDDLNTYFETKSWYKPNPNISLSFTEKESSYISKIKTLEEVENDSSIVNCINYYDHNKSKIYPLSGSKIENEELPNGLIDIELSHDSLKPEIKEILFDGSIFNLDCLNPNKYRFIITAYPNQNLHSYLVIGDLIEIKKLYGSFGPYDSHKEYDFVLDHEDLEITIEDWERDKKVSTMVEKYKLTDTGLVKL; from the coding sequence ATGAAGAGAATTATATTATTTACATTACTATGCAGCATTTTGTCTTGTAAAGGGCAAACAGAATCAAAAGAAGTAGTTTCGTCATTTGAGTATTTAACGGAAGAAGTATTAAAAACAAAATCTAAAAAAGAATTAGGTTTACTCCGCAACGAAGTTTATGCTAGAAAAGGTTATGTTTTTAAAAATGATGATTTAAATACTTATTTCGAAACTAAATCATGGTATAAACCTAATCCAAATATTTCTTTATCATTTACTGAAAAAGAAAGTAGTTATATTTCTAAAATAAAGACCTTAGAAGAGGTAGAAAATGATTCCTCAATAGTTAATTGTATTAATTATTATGATCATAATAAATCAAAGATATACCCCTTGTCGGGTTCTAAAATAGAAAATGAGGAACTTCCAAACGGACTAATTGATATTGAATTAAGTCATGACAGCCTTAAACCGGAAATAAAAGAAATTTTGTTTGATGGATCTATTTTTAATCTTGATTGTCTAAATCCTAACAAATATAGATTTATAATTACAGCATATCCAAATCAAAATCTACACTCATATTTAGTTATTGGTGACTTGATCGAAATCAAAAAACTTTATGGTAGTTTTGGTCCTTATGACAGTCATAAAGAATATGATTTTGTATTGGATCACGAGGATTTAGAAATCACTATTGAAGATTGGGAGCGAGATAAAAAAGTATCAACTATGGTTGAAAAGTACAAGCTTACAGATACAGGTTTAGTTAAGTTGTAA
- a CDS encoding CHAP domain-containing protein, with protein MVFSAYNWDQFGFKTFDAGSEYIYDIQGLHYSVRTDSVFTKTLWDKLDVKKNKNEGLIDIGELKLAYATLETQEAISKMVCKHTLEWAYTPKQISDEVSKIYDYYISLEDPSVEGELKDLKKQKLQGLEEQIEKMMFWEELKTKVYTPPEPEPEIKERPEQVALELKALGIIDYPYKLTTANDPILKVVAVDPVENDIHAPTPDPVETPTETPIETAVEEQVKAPERLMPDTNHVYHFHPIAFINHMKLMFAKGPTGECFCNKDFTVEDLKKIVYHVRYNTFDKTSKKSMHHHHGDRIFYDGEVPKSDQTYTNFAEVLNTSFNKYGIKTCIQKIHFLANMYIETQYFTKLEEGENKWMDKYKPYIGRGFMHLTHDYHYKEYSEITGNTDIFSGTNYKKVASDMNIAADTAAWYWKKNNLNKHADKDDIRATCKVINPALLEYTKGRRVAWIKLKEAFGGYPYNCLTDASKHEAPVYEEGVLEEMRKWADQHVQYTMETSTPLRTKFDESALGKLDCSEFVCRYLHKLGITDTVKHIATDGMITQEKFRTSVGNNNIDFLTGSDSEDYTPQAGDIFVWSRAPGDGHTGVVHSVDGDKITILEAIGKNGSSDEPYHINEGGYEGMHCSRTSYYRKDKKALAKHGGWKGYFRPKNYTKQL; from the coding sequence ATGGTTTTTAGCGCCTATAACTGGGATCAATTTGGTTTTAAAACTTTTGATGCGGGTAGTGAATACATCTATGATATTCAGGGTCTGCATTATAGCGTTAGAACAGACAGTGTGTTTACCAAAACCCTTTGGGATAAACTAGATGTAAAAAAGAATAAAAACGAAGGTCTAATTGATATAGGTGAATTAAAATTGGCATACGCTACATTAGAGACGCAAGAAGCAATTTCAAAAATGGTATGCAAGCATACCCTAGAATGGGCATATACACCAAAACAAATAAGTGATGAGGTTAGTAAAATTTACGATTATTATATCAGTTTAGAAGACCCAAGTGTTGAAGGTGAATTAAAAGATTTAAAGAAACAAAAATTACAGGGCTTAGAAGAGCAGATAGAAAAAATGATGTTTTGGGAAGAATTAAAAACAAAAGTATACACACCGCCAGAACCAGAACCCGAAATTAAAGAGAGACCTGAACAAGTAGCTTTAGAATTGAAAGCCTTAGGTATAATAGATTATCCATACAAACTTACTACTGCCAATGATCCTATCTTGAAAGTAGTTGCTGTTGATCCTGTTGAAAATGACATTCATGCACCAACACCTGACCCAGTTGAAACACCAACAGAAACACCAATAGAAACAGCAGTAGAGGAGCAAGTAAAAGCACCAGAACGATTAATGCCAGATACCAATCATGTGTATCATTTCCACCCTATTGCTTTTATTAACCATATGAAATTGATGTTCGCTAAAGGTCCTACTGGCGAATGTTTTTGTAATAAAGATTTTACTGTAGAGGATTTGAAGAAAATTGTTTACCATGTTCGTTACAATACGTTTGATAAGACTTCTAAAAAATCAATGCATCATCATCACGGAGATAGGATCTTTTATGATGGGGAAGTTCCAAAATCAGACCAAACTTATACTAATTTTGCGGAAGTATTAAATACATCATTTAACAAGTATGGAATAAAAACGTGCATTCAAAAAATACATTTTCTTGCTAATATGTATATAGAAACTCAATATTTTACAAAATTAGAAGAAGGCGAAAATAAATGGATGGATAAATATAAACCATATATCGGACGGGGATTTATGCACCTTACACATGATTATCATTATAAAGAGTATTCAGAAATAACAGGTAATACTGATATATTTAGTGGTACTAATTACAAAAAAGTAGCTAGTGATATGAATATCGCGGCGGATACTGCAGCTTGGTATTGGAAGAAGAATAACCTAAATAAACATGCTGATAAGGATGACATAAGAGCTACCTGTAAAGTTATCAATCCCGCTTTATTAGAATATACTAAAGGTCGCCGTGTTGCATGGATAAAGCTAAAGGAAGCATTTGGTGGCTATCCCTATAATTGTTTAACAGATGCCAGTAAGCATGAAGCCCCGGTATATGAAGAAGGCGTATTAGAGGAAATGCGTAAATGGGCAGATCAGCACGTACAGTATACGATGGAAACTTCAACTCCTTTGAGAACTAAATTTGATGAGTCTGCATTAGGAAAACTTGACTGTTCTGAATTTGTGTGTAGATATTTGCACAAATTAGGGATAACAGATACTGTTAAGCATATTGCGACAGATGGTATGATTACTCAAGAGAAGTTTAGGACCTCTGTAGGTAATAATAACATAGATTTTTTAACAGGAAGTGACAGTGAAGATTACACACCACAAGCAGGAGATATATTCGTTTGGTCAAGAGCTCCTGGTGATGGTCATACAGGCGTTGTACACAGTGTAGATGGTGACAAAATAACTATTTTAGAAGCTATTGGTAAAAATGGTTCCTCAGATGAACCATATCATATAAATGAAGGAGGGTATGAAGGTATGCATTGTTCGCGCACATCATATTATAGAAAAGATAAGAAAGCTTTAGCGAAACATGGTGGTTGGAAAGGTTACTTTAGACCTAAAAATTATACAAAACAGTTATAA